One genomic segment of candidate division WOR-3 bacterium includes these proteins:
- the miaB gene encoding tRNA (N6-isopentenyl adenosine(37)-C2)-methylthiotransferase MiaB, with protein sequence MGIKKFSIITFGCQMNVRDSETMRSILLKKGFIEDTPENADIVLINSCSVRGKAEKRAKIYAREFKRKGKKVIFAGCVAESEKDKIFELGVDAILGTRKIHKISNIAEALIEENKKIIEVGFDEIPEYKDIPEPTHPVTSYVNISIGCDNFCSFCIVPYTRGREINRSYSSILKESQELVNKGSKEIFLLGQNVNSYFDEETGFDFADLIYNLDKDLKGNFWIKYLSPNPRDFSYKVFKAIKESSHISHWFHLPLQSGSTKILKRMKRDYTKEEFLDLCYMIREEFKDSTITTDIIVGFPGEDDKDFEDTLSVVKSVKFEMAFMFKYSERPNTPARRFKDKVPENIKEERLKILIEEVNRIIEEKRKEMLGRRFLVLTEGESEKFENFSNVKTRENIKGIIKGNFKPGEFLIARVIDIKGHTPLFEFERYCNYKGDI encoded by the coding sequence ATGGGAATAAAGAAATTTTCTATAATTACTTTCGGTTGTCAGATGAATGTCAGGGATTCTGAGACAATGAGAAGTATTTTACTAAAGAAAGGTTTTATAGAAGATACCCCAGAAAATGCAGATATTGTTCTTATTAATTCCTGCTCTGTAAGAGGAAAGGCTGAAAAGAGAGCAAAAATTTATGCAAGAGAATTTAAAAGAAAAGGTAAAAAGGTAATTTTTGCAGGGTGTGTGGCTGAAAGTGAAAAGGATAAAATTTTTGAACTGGGAGTCGATGCAATCTTAGGAACAAGAAAAATTCACAAGATTTCTAATATAGCTGAAGCCCTAATCGAAGAAAATAAAAAAATTATAGAAGTTGGATTTGATGAAATTCCTGAATATAAAGATATACCTGAACCAACCCACCCTGTTACTTCCTATGTGAATATTTCAATAGGATGTGATAATTTCTGTTCCTTCTGCATTGTTCCATATACAAGGGGAAGGGAAATTAATAGAAGCTATAGCTCTATATTGAAAGAATCTCAGGAATTAGTTAATAAAGGTTCAAAGGAAATATTTCTTTTAGGCCAAAATGTGAATTCCTACTTTGATGAAGAGACAGGTTTTGATTTCGCTGACCTTATTTATAATCTTGATAAAGATTTAAAGGGTAACTTCTGGATTAAATACTTATCTCCAAACCCAAGGGATTTCTCCTATAAGGTTTTTAAAGCAATAAAAGAAAGTTCACATATTTCCCACTGGTTCCATTTACCCCTTCAGTCTGGTTCAACAAAAATTTTAAAAAGAATGAAAAGGGATTATACAAAAGAAGAATTCCTTGACCTTTGTTATATGATAAGGGAAGAATTTAAGGATTCAACAATAACAACTGATATAATAGTAGGATTTCCAGGTGAAGATGATAAGGACTTTGAAGATACACTTTCTGTTGTAAAAAGTGTAAAATTTGAAATGGCTTTTATGTTTAAATATTCTGAAAGACCCAATACACCTGCAAGAAGATTTAAAGATAAAGTTCCTGAAAATATTAAAGAAGAAAGACTAAAAATTCTTATTGAGGAAGTAAATAGAATAATTGAGGAAAAAAGAAAGGAAATGTTGGGAAGGAGATTTCTTGTTTTAACCGAAGGAGAATCTGAAAAGTTTGAAAATTTTTCAAATGTTAAAACAAGAGAAAATATTAAAGGTATTATTAAAGGAAATTTTAAACCAGGTGAATTTCTCATAGCAAGAGTTATAGATATTAAAGGACACACCCCTTTATTTGAGTTTGAAAGATACTGCAATTATAAGGGAGATATTTAA
- a CDS encoding sugar phosphate nucleotidyltransferase: MKAIIPIAGKGTRTYPLSFATPKPLLRIKGKPTLYYVTKILKKFNIEKVVYVISPNLIESIDEIKKINNLKCDFVIQNKPLGLGDAILCAEEKVKKGKCLIVLGDSIIDLDIKNFNKNKNYIGVFNHPDPRRFGVVVLDNNKIAQVEEKPEKPKTNLIICGIYYLRKIEILFSALREIEKRNLKTKGEFQLTDAFKILLEKGEEIYPLKVKKWFDTGTLDEILETHKKILKKREILEKKNIKNTKIIPPVWIDKNVIIENSEIGPFVSIETECEIKNSKIEGAIVYKGTKILNSIIKRGIIGDYSVIENLKSEEIFITNKSKIIS; encoded by the coding sequence TTGAAAGCTATAATTCCTATTGCAGGAAAAGGAACAAGAACATATCCTCTATCTTTTGCAACACCAAAACCACTTTTAAGAATCAAAGGAAAACCAACCCTTTATTATGTCACAAAAATTTTAAAAAAATTTAATATAGAAAAAGTAGTTTATGTTATATCACCAAATTTAATTGAATCTATTGATGAAATTAAAAAAATAAATAATTTAAAATGCGATTTTGTGATTCAGAACAAACCCCTTGGTCTTGGTGATGCAATTTTATGTGCTGAAGAAAAAGTTAAAAAGGGAAAATGCTTAATAGTTCTTGGTGATTCTATTATTGATTTAGATATTAAAAATTTTAATAAGAATAAAAATTACATAGGAGTTTTCAATCATCCGGACCCAAGGAGATTTGGTGTTGTAGTTCTTGATAATAATAAAATAGCTCAAGTAGAAGAAAAACCGGAGAAACCAAAAACAAATCTTATAATATGCGGAATATATTATTTAAGAAAAATTGAAATTCTTTTTTCAGCATTAAGAGAAATAGAAAAAAGGAATTTAAAAACAAAAGGTGAGTTTCAGTTAACTGATGCTTTTAAAATACTTTTAGAAAAGGGCGAAGAAATTTATCCTTTAAAAGTAAAAAAATGGTTTGATACAGGAACTCTTGATGAAATTCTTGAAACTCACAAAAAAATTTTAAAGAAAAGGGAAATTCTTGAAAAGAAAAATATTAAAAATACAAAAATAATTCCACCTGTATGGATTGATAAAAATGTAATTATAGAAAATTCAGAAATAGGACCTTTCGTATCAATTGAAACTGAATGTGAAATAAAAAATTCAAAAATTGAAGGTGCGATAGTTTATAAAGGGACGAAAATATTAAATTCAATAATTAAAAGGGGAATTATAGGCGATTATTCGGTAATTGAAAATTTAAAATCAGAAGAAATTTTTATAACAAATAAAAGCAAAATTATCTCTTAA
- a CDS encoding bifunctional phosphoglucose/phosphomannose isomerase produces the protein MKNYKFKSMEEFLYYFPQELIFYKNFKEKILLNFKEVNFIGMGGSGIGGKILSPFLKIKHNVINDYYYDLISNESLNILISYSGNTEETISFFEPLKKQKIIGISSGGKLEELFKKENLPHFKLPEGYPPRCALPLMFSLLSFILSDHINFKLEELDDLKNFLEEKREKFSSIEGECMEMAQKIYKRPLFIYTSYPYSGCVFRIKTQFNENSKHFVHIDFIPEMNHNEIEGLKEPAEIIERAWVIFIKGKYINDRNKKRIDETIKIIEDEVMGITVFEPEGEKLLEEIFYTIYFFDYVSIHLAKLNKVNPLEIKRIESLKKALLD, from the coding sequence ATGAAAAATTATAAATTTAAAAGTATGGAAGAATTTCTTTACTATTTTCCGCAAGAACTTATTTTTTACAAAAATTTTAAAGAAAAAATTTTATTAAATTTTAAGGAAGTTAATTTTATCGGAATGGGTGGTTCTGGTATTGGAGGTAAAATTCTTTCTCCCTTTTTAAAAATAAAACATAATGTTATAAATGATTACTATTACGATTTAATAAGTAATGAATCTTTAAACATTCTCATAAGTTATTCAGGTAATACAGAAGAAACAATAAGTTTTTTTGAGCCCCTTAAAAAGCAAAAAATTATAGGAATCTCTTCAGGTGGAAAATTAGAAGAACTTTTTAAAAAGGAGAATTTACCCCATTTTAAACTTCCAGAAGGTTATCCTCCAAGGTGTGCCTTACCTCTTATGTTTTCCCTTTTGAGTTTTATTCTTTCAGACCATATAAATTTTAAATTAGAGGAGTTAGATGATTTAAAAAATTTTTTAGAAGAAAAAAGAGAAAAATTCTCATCAATTGAAGGAGAATGTATGGAAATGGCTCAGAAAATTTATAAAAGACCTCTTTTTATTTATACATCGTATCCTTACTCAGGTTGTGTTTTTAGAATAAAAACTCAGTTTAATGAAAATTCAAAACATTTTGTTCACATAGATTTCATACCTGAAATGAATCATAATGAGATTGAAGGCTTAAAGGAACCAGCTGAAATTATTGAAAGAGCTTGGGTTATTTTTATAAAAGGAAAATATATAAATGATAGAAATAAAAAAAGGATTGATGAAACAATAAAAATTATTGAAGATGAAGTAATGGGGATAACAGTTTTTGAGCCTGAAGGAGAAAAACTTTTAGAGGAAATTTTTTATACAATTTACTTTTTTGATTATGTTTCAATTCACCTTGCAAAATTGAATAAAGTTAATCCCCTTGAAATAAAAAGAATTGAAAGTTTAAAAAAGGCTCTTTTAGATTGA
- a CDS encoding valine--tRNA ligase: MEIPKKYNPKEVEPKWEKFWTEKNLYQAGKGKNKKPYVIMMPPPNVTGMLHMGHVLNNTLQDIYARYMRMKGFDVLWLPGVDHAGIATQNVVEKELAKEGKTRFELGREKFVERVYEWKEKYEEIIKSQLRRLGCSCDWTRYRFTMDEIMSKAVLEAFVRLYKKGLIYRGKYIVNFCPRCETTLSDEEVEREEVNGKLYYIKYPLEEKDKFVTLATTRPETMLGDTAVAVHPEDKRYKDFVGKYAILPFIGRKLKIIEDESVDPEFGTGAVKVTPSHDPVDFEIAKRHNLPFVTIMDTKGIINEEGGEFKGLDRFKAREEIVKRLQSMGLLEKVEDYKINLGKCYRCDTVIEPYLSEQWFLKMKEMAQKAYEAGEKGEVRFYPPSWKKLYDLWLLNVRDWVISRQLWWGHRIPVYYCENCKNEMVSTNKPSKCDKCSSTKIKQDEDVLDTWFSSWLFPFSTLGWPEKTPDLERYYPGSLLVSAWDILYFWVARMIMAGIEFLGEVPFKDVLIHGLLRDEKRRKLSKSLGNSPDPEDLFDEFGVDGVRFSLISIAPEGRDIIFSEEKMKIGRNFCNKMWNALRLLLTYIDEGKVLEYELPKNLEFEDKWILMKFNEALKNVNLSLENYDYPELAKSIYNFFWLNYCDYYLEAIKDRLKDEKRKTNALKVALIVFEKFLRMAHPVIPFITEELWHKLPFKREKESISLTEWVTEFDINFEREKEEFEFLIKLIELLREIKGIYRIPLKENIRIFIREEKEKRFKELLNYLAKALVLEKEPEKNYLGYVINEKEIIVEFPERINIEEEKIRIEKEIKELESLLAGIEKRLKNPEFLEKAPEKVIKETEEKKRIFEEKLNSLKKYLK; the protein is encoded by the coding sequence ATGGAAATACCCAAAAAATACAATCCAAAAGAGGTTGAACCCAAATGGGAAAAATTCTGGACTGAAAAAAATCTATACCAGGCTGGAAAGGGTAAAAATAAAAAACCCTATGTTATAATGATGCCTCCTCCCAATGTCACAGGAATGTTACATATGGGTCATGTTCTAAATAATACTTTACAGGATATCTATGCAAGGTATATGAGAATGAAAGGATTCGATGTTTTATGGCTCCCTGGTGTAGACCATGCTGGTATTGCAACTCAGAATGTGGTTGAAAAAGAATTGGCAAAAGAAGGAAAAACAAGATTTGAGCTGGGTAGAGAAAAATTTGTAGAAAGAGTATACGAATGGAAAGAAAAGTACGAAGAAATAATTAAATCTCAACTTAGAAGACTCGGTTGCTCCTGTGACTGGACAAGGTACAGATTCACAATGGATGAAATTATGTCAAAAGCTGTTCTTGAAGCCTTTGTTAGACTTTATAAAAAGGGACTAATCTACAGGGGTAAATATATTGTTAATTTCTGTCCAAGATGTGAAACAACCTTATCAGATGAAGAAGTGGAAAGAGAAGAAGTAAATGGAAAACTTTATTACATAAAATATCCACTTGAGGAAAAAGATAAATTTGTTACTCTCGCAACAACAAGACCTGAAACTATGCTTGGAGATACAGCAGTTGCTGTTCATCCTGAGGATAAAAGATATAAGGACTTTGTGGGAAAATATGCAATTTTACCTTTTATTGGAAGAAAACTAAAAATAATAGAGGATGAATCAGTGGATCCTGAATTTGGAACAGGTGCTGTTAAAGTTACCCCCTCTCATGATCCTGTTGATTTTGAAATAGCAAAGAGACACAATCTACCCTTTGTTACTATTATGGATACAAAAGGAATAATAAATGAAGAAGGCGGAGAATTTAAAGGTCTTGATAGATTTAAAGCAAGGGAAGAGATAGTAAAAAGGCTCCAAAGTATGGGACTTCTTGAAAAAGTTGAGGACTATAAAATTAATCTCGGTAAATGTTATAGATGTGATACAGTAATTGAACCCTATCTTTCTGAACAATGGTTTTTAAAAATGAAAGAAATGGCGCAAAAGGCTTATGAAGCAGGTGAAAAAGGAGAAGTTAGATTTTACCCACCTTCATGGAAAAAACTTTATGATTTATGGCTTTTAAATGTTAGAGACTGGGTAATATCAAGACAGTTATGGTGGGGTCACAGGATACCTGTTTATTACTGTGAAAACTGCAAAAATGAAATGGTAAGCACAAATAAACCTTCAAAATGTGATAAATGTTCTTCAACAAAAATAAAACAGGATGAGGATGTTCTTGATACCTGGTTTTCTTCATGGCTATTCCCTTTTTCAACTCTTGGATGGCCTGAAAAAACCCCTGATTTAGAAAGATATTATCCCGGCTCTTTACTTGTAAGTGCATGGGATATTCTCTACTTCTGGGTAGCAAGGATGATTATGGCTGGTATTGAATTTCTTGGAGAAGTTCCTTTTAAGGATGTTCTAATTCATGGTCTTTTAAGAGATGAAAAAAGAAGAAAACTCTCAAAATCACTTGGTAATTCACCTGATCCTGAGGATTTATTTGATGAGTTCGGTGTTGATGGAGTGAGGTTCTCTCTTATTTCAATTGCTCCAGAAGGTAGAGATATTATTTTCAGTGAGGAAAAAATGAAAATCGGCAGAAACTTCTGTAATAAAATGTGGAATGCCTTAAGACTTCTCTTAACATACATAGATGAAGGAAAGGTATTAGAATATGAATTGCCAAAAAATCTTGAGTTTGAGGATAAATGGATTTTAATGAAGTTTAATGAAGCTTTAAAAAATGTAAATTTAAGTCTTGAAAACTATGATTACCCAGAACTGGCAAAGTCAATATATAACTTTTTCTGGTTAAATTATTGTGATTATTATCTTGAAGCAATAAAGGATAGGTTGAAAGATGAAAAAAGAAAAACTAATGCCTTAAAAGTTGCTTTAATTGTATTTGAAAAATTTTTAAGGATGGCTCACCCCGTAATACCTTTTATAACTGAGGAATTATGGCATAAACTTCCTTTTAAAAGAGAAAAGGAAAGTATATCATTAACAGAATGGGTTACTGAATTTGATATCAATTTTGAAAGGGAAAAGGAAGAATTTGAGTTTTTGATAAAATTAATAGAGCTTTTAAGGGAAATAAAAGGTATTTATAGGATTCCTTTGAAGGAAAATATAAGGATATTTATTAGAGAAGAAAAAGAAAAAAGATTTAAAGAATTACTCAATTATCTTGCAAAGGCTTTAGTTCTTGAAAAAGAACCTGAAAAAAATTATCTCGGTTATGTAATAAATGAAAAGGAAATAATTGTTGAATTTCCTGAAAGGATTAATATTGAGGAAGAAAAAATTAGAATAGAAAAGGAAATAAAGGAACTCGAAAGTCTACTTGCTGGTATTGAAAAAAGATTAAAGAATCCCGAATTTTTAGAAAAAGCGCCAGAAAAAGTTATCAAAGAAACAGAGGAAAAAAAGAGAATTTTTGAGGAAAAACTTAACAGTTTAAAAAAGTATTTAAAATAA
- a CDS encoding cytochrome c biogenesis protein CcdA produces MLLLPVETPSILTAFLGGLLSFLSPCILPLIPAYISYITGASIEELKNSNSFSFGILIHSLLFVFGFSTIFLFLGFASSFIGSFFIEKKFILEKVAGIFIILLSLHLIGILRFKFLDVEKKLNPVKSSLPFLRSFLVGFGFGFGWTPCIGPILSAILALAATSASPLKGTFLLAFYSLGLAIPFIISGLFINFFFLMFLKIRKHLRKVEIIAGLFLFILGILLLFGIFSKITFTLSL; encoded by the coding sequence ATGTTATTATTACCTGTGGAAACACCCTCTATATTAACAGCTTTTTTGGGAGGATTATTATCTTTTCTTTCTCCCTGTATATTGCCTTTAATTCCCGCTTATATATCCTATATAACAGGTGCATCTATTGAAGAATTAAAGAATAGTAATTCTTTTTCTTTTGGTATTCTAATTCATTCTCTTTTATTTGTTTTTGGTTTTTCAACAATTTTTTTATTCCTTGGATTTGCTTCATCTTTTATTGGATCTTTTTTTATTGAAAAAAAATTTATTCTGGAAAAAGTAGCGGGAATTTTTATAATTCTTCTTTCCTTACATCTTATTGGGATATTAAGATTTAAGTTTCTTGATGTGGAAAAAAAATTAAATCCAGTTAAATCAAGTTTACCTTTTTTAAGGTCTTTTCTTGTTGGATTTGGATTTGGTTTTGGCTGGACTCCGTGTATTGGTCCAATTCTTTCCGCAATACTTGCTCTTGCAGCCACTTCAGCTTCTCCTTTAAAAGGAACTTTTCTTTTAGCTTTCTATTCCCTTGGTCTTGCTATTCCCTTTATCATTTCAGGTCTTTTTATTAATTTCTTTTTCTTAATGTTTTTAAAAATTAGAAAGCATTTAAGAAAAGTTGAAATTATAGCTGGTCTTTTTCTTTTTATTCTGGGTATTTTACTTTTATTTGGTATTTTCTCAAAAATTACCTTTACACTTTCCCTTTAA
- a CDS encoding DUF5362 family protein — protein sequence MDIYESASKGTGWIKFFGIVNIIAGILEAITIIGILIAWIPIWIGIVALQAASSAERASISKSEADLIQYHSKIRFLFQLIGILIIVGIILGIIIFIVAIVASAFFASMLSGLGGFNW from the coding sequence ATGGATATCTATGAAAGTGCTTCAAAGGGAACAGGTTGGATTAAATTTTTTGGTATAGTTAATATAATAGCAGGTATTTTAGAGGCAATAACCATAATAGGTATACTTATTGCGTGGATTCCTATATGGATAGGAATAGTTGCACTTCAGGCAGCTTCATCAGCAGAAAGAGCTTCCATATCAAAAAGTGAAGCTGACTTAATTCAATATCATTCAAAAATTAGATTTCTTTTTCAGTTAATTGGAATTTTAATAATTGTGGGAATAATTTTAGGTATTATTATTTTCATTGTAGCAATAGTAGCTTCTGCATTTTTTGCGTCAATGCTTTCAGGGTTGGGAGGATTTAACTGGTGA
- a CDS encoding GWxTD domain-containing protein, which produces MIFFFKIFYFTFIYSYITPDTINFYVIKKIHEDGDSILINIKISPYILVFKKEEKEFSGGIRIDINSTTEDKDEYFVRFFKRFSFEKYEETRERENKIVFEKWITVSKSVNKINIEVTDLNSQKRWSFSKTFINKDFVKFGDIIFFKKNGDTVLYKKPPLSDSLYNILINFDSKEEGKGEIIFFKKNEIFKSFSFEFKRGINRIFETLNLLEFNEEILKYKVKLNSEKRKVEFEDEYLLKNLDLFSIYEWDDIVDALNIIFQRSDIEELLNVKPEEREKAWRDFWDRRDIDPVTPYNELEIKFLERFQYVMKNFSGPIKGYKTDRGRIYIRFGPPDFIEDHPFEFGYYPYQIWYYTNLRLRFIFVDKTGFGDYKLINDLREIDPQY; this is translated from the coding sequence GTGATATTTTTTTTTAAGATTTTTTATTTTACTTTTATATACTCCTATATAACTCCTGATACAATTAATTTTTACGTTATTAAGAAAATTCATGAAGATGGAGATTCAATTTTAATAAATATTAAAATTTCTCCTTACATTCTTGTTTTTAAAAAAGAGGAAAAGGAATTTTCAGGAGGAATTAGGATTGATATAAATAGCACAACAGAAGATAAGGATGAATATTTTGTAAGGTTTTTTAAAAGGTTCTCCTTTGAAAAATATGAGGAAACAAGAGAAAGGGAAAATAAAATTGTTTTTGAAAAATGGATTACTGTTTCAAAAAGTGTAAATAAAATAAATATTGAAGTTACTGACCTTAATTCTCAAAAAAGATGGAGTTTTTCAAAGACTTTCATTAATAAAGATTTTGTTAAATTTGGTGATATAATTTTCTTTAAAAAAAATGGAGACACTGTATTATACAAGAAACCGCCACTTTCGGATTCTCTTTATAATATTTTGATAAATTTTGATTCAAAAGAGGAAGGAAAGGGTGAGATTATATTTTTTAAAAAAAATGAAATTTTTAAAAGTTTCTCCTTTGAATTTAAAAGAGGAATAAATAGGATTTTTGAAACTCTCAACCTTTTAGAATTTAATGAAGAAATTTTGAAATATAAGGTAAAACTTAATTCAGAAAAAAGAAAGGTTGAATTTGAAGATGAGTATTTATTAAAAAATTTAGATTTGTTTTCAATTTATGAATGGGATGATATTGTAGATGCTTTAAACATAATATTTCAGAGGAGTGATATTGAAGAACTTTTAAATGTTAAACCCGAGGAAAGGGAAAAGGCTTGGAGAGATTTCTGGGATAGAAGAGATATAGATCCTGTAACACCCTACAATGAACTGGAAATTAAATTTCTTGAAAGATTTCAATATGTAATGAAGAATTTTTCAGGTCCAATTAAAGGATATAAAACTGATAGAGGAAGGATTTATATAAGATTCGGTCCTCCAGATTTTATAGAAGACCATCCCTTTGAATTTGGTTATTATCCTTATCAGATTTGGTATTATACCAACCTCAGATTGAGATTTATTTTTGTTGATAAAACAGGTTTCGGTGATTATAAGCTTATTAATGATTTAAGAGAAATAGATCCACAATACTGA
- a CDS encoding GWxTD domain-containing protein: MFVFLLISEVFLSTGNFEFHLFPFAVYKGKVFTVECYYSLNVNQISLEKKMGFEEGKFDIEVIWKEVSRGKGGSEKWTKTFKIGKTTEETKIYDVFALNLEDGNYEIKVKFSTKTKIGEVNFRKDLKINFPFISDIFITPQIGKKEDYFFNRENFGFEIRLPFLFVFPDTSLHYFYELYGFEGDEILRYEIFKDGEKIYEQEEKAPPVQRGETSARIPLYKLGTGDFNLVISVIKNGNILFSKEEKFSYVSQKKLQEENVRKFYENYLFFIDYFASNEEMEEFKRITDFNGKKLFVQKFWKKFDPDPETEANEFITELVNRINFADQNFSMGLKLRGRNTDRGRILIKYGKPSYVNNSYYPESERAWESWIYTGERKIQFIFVDINLDGNYLLVYSSIPEEPSRADWKKWIPEDIIEVKK, from the coding sequence ATGTTTGTGTTTCTTCTTATTTCAGAGGTTTTTTTATCAACGGGGAATTTTGAGTTTCATCTTTTCCCCTTTGCAGTTTATAAAGGGAAAGTTTTTACAGTTGAATGTTACTACTCCTTGAATGTTAATCAGATTTCCCTTGAAAAAAAGATGGGTTTTGAAGAGGGTAAATTTGATATTGAGGTTATTTGGAAAGAAGTTTCACGGGGAAAAGGGGGAAGTGAAAAGTGGACAAAGACTTTTAAAATAGGAAAAACGACTGAAGAAACAAAAATTTATGATGTTTTTGCTTTAAACCTTGAAGATGGTAATTACGAGATAAAGGTTAAATTTTCAACAAAAACAAAAATTGGAGAGGTGAATTTTAGGAAAGACTTAAAAATTAATTTTCCTTTTATTTCTGACATATTTATAACCCCTCAAATAGGAAAGAAGGAGGATTATTTCTTTAATAGAGAAAATTTTGGATTTGAAATAAGATTGCCATTTTTATTTGTTTTTCCTGATACTTCCTTACACTATTTTTATGAACTTTATGGTTTTGAAGGTGATGAGATATTAAGATATGAAATTTTTAAAGATGGAGAAAAAATTTATGAACAAGAAGAAAAAGCTCCTCCAGTTCAAAGGGGTGAAACAAGTGCAAGGATACCCTTATATAAACTGGGAACAGGTGATTTTAATTTAGTGATAAGTGTGATTAAAAATGGGAATATATTATTTTCTAAGGAAGAAAAATTCAGTTATGTTTCTCAGAAAAAACTTCAAGAAGAAAATGTGAGAAAGTTTTATGAAAATTACCTATTTTTTATAGATTATTTTGCTTCAAATGAAGAAATGGAGGAGTTTAAAAGAATAACTGATTTTAATGGGAAAAAACTCTTTGTCCAAAAATTCTGGAAAAAGTTTGATCCTGATCCAGAAACAGAAGCAAATGAATTTATTACCGAACTTGTTAACAGAATAAATTTTGCTGATCAAAATTTTTCTATGGGTTTAAAACTTAGAGGGAGAAATACAGATCGTGGTAGAATACTTATAAAATATGGTAAACCCTCTTATGTTAATAATTCTTATTATCCTGAAAGTGAAAGAGCCTGGGAATCCTGGATTTATACCGGTGAAAGAAAAATTCAATTTATTTTTGTGGATATAAATCTTGATGGTAATTATCTTTTGGTTTATTCATCAATTCCTGAAGAACCATCAAGAGCAGACTGGAAAAAATGGATTCCAGAGGATATAATAGAGGTCAAAAAGTAG